The proteins below are encoded in one region of Sporosarcina sp. FSL K6-1508:
- a CDS encoding sigma 54-interacting transcriptional regulator — protein MRSIDELLSPFYQFAVDRAAVGIHAIDKTGRTVIYNEKMKEIEGLALEDVGDRSILELFNFEQEESTLLKVLQSGKEQLNVKQTYWNRNGTEITTINDTYPIFDREILIGAVELARDVTALEKFVLQPFRKNSDPVTFNQLIASSPLMKAVITTGKKAARAKLPVLLIGETGTGKDLIAESIHNELSPSNTLFYTLFCHSSDPIPIGRLSEDLEVAETLTLFCERIDLLSIPLQQNLLSILLKTPHSNRQFIASIGDDPVELIASGTLLKDLYYFFASFTIRIPPLRKRKEDILPFISAYLERRSERYGSPLKEITPEVEHLFLGYDWPGNTRELEFLLDEISSLAMSETAITYDLLPLHFRMKSADITDEPTQAADFIIQPGKELLPLDQFLREVEVYYLQKAMKLNDKNITKTAHALGMSRQNLQYRLRKLKNEEKA, from the coding sequence TTGAGAAGTATCGACGAATTACTCTCGCCTTTTTACCAGTTTGCAGTTGACCGTGCCGCGGTTGGTATACATGCCATTGATAAAACTGGCCGCACTGTCATCTACAATGAAAAGATGAAAGAAATCGAAGGGCTCGCTCTTGAAGACGTCGGTGACCGTTCTATTTTAGAACTGTTCAATTTTGAACAAGAAGAAAGTACACTCTTAAAGGTGTTGCAAAGCGGCAAGGAGCAATTAAATGTAAAACAGACGTACTGGAATAGGAACGGCACGGAAATTACGACAATCAATGATACGTATCCGATTTTTGATCGTGAAATCCTTATTGGAGCCGTTGAATTAGCCCGCGACGTTACAGCTCTTGAGAAATTTGTGCTTCAGCCATTTCGGAAAAATAGTGATCCCGTTACATTTAACCAACTTATTGCTTCCTCTCCGCTTATGAAAGCAGTAATTACAACTGGCAAAAAAGCGGCACGGGCAAAGTTGCCGGTACTATTAATAGGAGAAACGGGCACAGGTAAAGATCTTATTGCGGAAAGCATACATAATGAACTATCGCCTTCCAACACCCTATTCTATACCCTTTTCTGTCATAGTTCAGATCCTATACCTATTGGACGTTTGAGTGAGGACTTAGAGGTAGCAGAAACATTGACGTTATTTTGCGAAAGAATCGATTTGCTGTCAATTCCACTACAGCAGAATCTGCTATCGATCCTTTTAAAAACGCCTCATAGTAACCGGCAATTCATTGCTAGCATCGGGGATGATCCTGTAGAATTAATCGCGTCAGGAACATTATTGAAAGATCTATATTATTTCTTTGCTTCGTTCACCATCCGGATTCCTCCTCTCAGAAAGCGGAAGGAAGACATATTACCGTTCATTTCAGCTTATTTGGAACGGCGTAGTGAGCGTTACGGTTCTCCGCTTAAAGAGATCACTCCAGAAGTTGAGCATCTTTTCCTCGGATATGATTGGCCAGGAAACACCCGAGAACTCGAATTTCTTCTCGATGAGATCTCTTCCTTGGCGATGTCTGAAACTGCCATTACCTATGATCTTCTCCCTCTGCATTTCAGAATGAAGAGCGCAGATATCACAGATGAACCCACACAAGCCGCTGATTTTATTATCCAGCCAGGCAAAGAGTTGCTGCCACTAGATCAATTTTTGCGTGAGGTGGAAGTCTATTATTTACAAAAAGCAATGAAGCTCAATGATAAGAACATCACGAAAACTGCGCATGCGCTTGGTATGAGCAGGCAGAATTTACAGTACCGTTTGCGGAAATTAAAAAATGAGGAAAAGGCATAA
- the pruA gene encoding L-glutamate gamma-semialdehyde dehydrogenase, with amino-acid sequence MIPYKHEPFTDFTVEENKQAFLEALKQVEGYLGQDYPLIIGGERIMTEEKLVSTNPANKEEVIGAVSKASKDLAEKAMKIADETFNTWKKVKPEFRADVLFKAAAIIRRRKHEFSALLTKEAGKPWNEADADTAEAIDFLEFYARKMLELKNGIPVESRPGEFNRFDYIPLGVGVIISPWNFAFAIMAGTTVAALVTGNTVLLKPASTTPVVAYKFIEVLEEAGMPAGVVNYIPGSGAEVGDYLVDHPRTRFVSFTGSREVGTRIYERAAKVNEGQIWLKRVIAEMGGKDTIVVDNEADLELAAQSIVKSAFGFSGQKCSACSRAIIHEDVYDQVVERVGVLTKELTYGDPTELSNFTGPVIDQASFDKVMSYIEIGKTEGRLIAGGTGDSSKGFFVAPTVIADLDPTARVMQEEIFGPVVGLSKAKSFTEAIEFANNTDYGLTGAVITNNRHHIEQAREDFHVGNLYFNRNCTGAIVGYQPFGGFNMSGTDSKAGGPDYLQLHMQGKTTSETL; translated from the coding sequence ATGATTCCATATAAACATGAACCGTTTACAGATTTCACAGTTGAAGAGAATAAACAAGCCTTCCTTGAAGCTTTGAAGCAAGTTGAAGGATACCTTGGTCAAGACTATCCACTTATTATCGGTGGAGAGCGCATCATGACTGAAGAAAAATTAGTATCAACAAATCCAGCAAATAAAGAAGAAGTAATCGGTGCCGTTTCTAAAGCGAGTAAAGATCTTGCTGAAAAAGCGATGAAAATTGCTGACGAAACATTCAACACTTGGAAAAAAGTGAAGCCGGAATTCCGTGCAGATGTATTATTCAAAGCTGCTGCAATCATTCGACGTCGTAAACACGAATTCTCAGCACTTCTTACAAAAGAAGCAGGTAAACCTTGGAATGAAGCGGATGCAGATACAGCTGAAGCAATTGATTTCCTAGAGTTCTATGCGCGCAAAATGCTTGAACTTAAAAATGGTATCCCTGTTGAAAGCCGTCCTGGCGAATTCAACCGTTTTGACTACATTCCTCTTGGAGTTGGCGTTATCATCTCTCCATGGAACTTTGCATTCGCAATCATGGCGGGAACGACAGTTGCTGCTCTTGTAACAGGAAATACAGTACTTCTTAAACCTGCATCGACAACACCAGTTGTTGCATACAAATTTATCGAAGTCCTTGAAGAAGCGGGTATGCCAGCAGGTGTTGTTAACTACATCCCAGGATCTGGTGCTGAAGTGGGCGACTACCTAGTTGACCACCCAAGAACACGCTTTGTATCATTCACTGGTTCACGCGAAGTCGGAACACGCATTTACGAACGTGCAGCTAAAGTGAACGAAGGCCAAATCTGGTTGAAACGCGTTATCGCTGAAATGGGCGGTAAAGATACGATTGTTGTTGATAATGAAGCAGATCTAGAACTTGCTGCACAATCAATCGTTAAATCTGCATTCGGATTCAGCGGACAGAAATGTTCAGCTTGTTCACGTGCGATTATTCATGAAGACGTTTACGACCAAGTCGTTGAACGTGTTGGCGTATTGACGAAAGAATTGACGTACGGCGATCCAACTGAACTATCTAACTTCACTGGTCCAGTAATCGATCAAGCGTCATTCGACAAAGTTATGAGCTACATCGAAATCGGTAAAACAGAAGGTCGTTTAATCGCAGGAGGAACAGGCGACAGCTCGAAAGGATTCTTCGTTGCACCAACGGTTATTGCGGATCTTGATCCAACAGCACGCGTTATGCAAGAAGAAATCTTTGGCCCAGTTGTCGGTTTGTCTAAAGCGAAGAGCTTCACAGAAGCTATCGAATTTGCAAACAACACGGATTACGGTCTAACTGGTGCTGTCATCACAAACAACCGTCATCACATCGAACAAGCTCGTGAAGATTTCCATGTTGGTAACTTGTACTTCAACCGTAATTGCACAGGTGCAATCGTTGGTTACCAACCGTTTGGTGGTTTCAATATGTCAGGTACAGATTCAAAAGCTGGCGGACCGGATTACCTACAACTTCATATGCAAGGAAAAACAACATCAGAAACACTATAA
- a CDS encoding ornithine--oxo-acid transaminase — MTVSEKVIVQTEKFGANNYHPLPIVISEAQGVWVKDPEGNKFMDMLSAYSAVNQGHRHPKIIQALKDQADKVTLTSRAFHNDQLGPWYEKICELSGKEMALPMNTGAEAVETAIKAARRWAYDVKGVAEGKAEIIGCEGNFHGRTMTAVSLSSDAEYKRGFGPMLPGIELIPYGDIKALEAAITPNTAAFLIEPIQGEAGIIIPPEGFMKAAYELCKKNNVLFIADEIQAGLCRTGKMFACEWEDMNPDMYILGKALGGGVFPISCVLADKDVLGVFNPGSHGSTFGGNPMACAVSIASLEVLEEEELAKKSLELGNYFMEELKKIEHPSIKEVRGRGLFIGVELTEAARPYCEELKELGLLCKETHDTVIRFAPPLIITKEELDWAIGKIKKVFVN, encoded by the coding sequence ATGACGGTATCAGAAAAAGTAATTGTACAAACAGAGAAATTTGGGGCGAACAACTATCATCCACTGCCAATCGTTATTTCTGAGGCACAAGGGGTTTGGGTAAAAGATCCAGAAGGCAATAAATTCATGGATATGCTTTCCGCATATTCAGCAGTAAACCAGGGGCATCGTCATCCGAAAATTATTCAGGCATTGAAAGACCAAGCTGATAAAGTAACGCTTACTTCTCGTGCATTCCATAATGACCAACTTGGTCCATGGTATGAAAAAATATGTGAACTGTCAGGCAAAGAAATGGCCCTTCCCATGAACACAGGAGCAGAAGCTGTTGAGACGGCTATTAAAGCAGCACGTCGCTGGGCATATGATGTTAAAGGGGTAGCGGAAGGCAAAGCAGAAATCATTGGCTGTGAAGGTAACTTCCATGGTCGTACGATGACGGCTGTATCTCTATCATCAGATGCTGAATATAAACGTGGATTCGGTCCGATGCTACCGGGAATCGAACTTATTCCTTACGGAGATATTAAAGCGCTTGAAGCGGCAATCACTCCGAACACAGCTGCATTCTTGATCGAACCGATTCAAGGGGAAGCTGGAATCATCATTCCACCGGAAGGTTTCATGAAAGCTGCCTATGAACTATGCAAAAAGAATAACGTTCTATTTATTGCGGACGAAATCCAAGCCGGCCTTTGCCGTACTGGTAAAATGTTTGCATGTGAGTGGGAAGACATGAATCCGGATATGTATATCCTAGGTAAAGCATTAGGCGGGGGCGTATTCCCGATTTCATGTGTATTGGCTGACAAGGATGTTCTTGGCGTATTCAATCCTGGATCACACGGTTCAACTTTTGGCGGAAATCCTATGGCATGCGCAGTATCAATCGCATCTTTAGAAGTGCTGGAAGAAGAAGAATTAGCGAAAAAGTCTCTTGAACTCGGAAATTACTTTATGGAAGAGTTAAAGAAAATTGAACATCCGTCGATTAAAGAAGTACGCGGACGCGGATTGTTTATTGGTGTTGAATTGACGGAAGCCGCTCGTCCATATTGTGAAGAGTTGAAAGAGCTTGGATTACTATGTAAAGAAACACACGATACAGTGATCCGCTTTGCTCCGCCACTCATTATCACAAAAGAAGAGTTGGACTGGGCAATCGGAAAAATTAAAAAAGTTTTCGTAAATTAA
- a CDS encoding Glu/Leu/Phe/Val family dehydrogenase, with product MTENLNLFTSTQAVIKDALDKLGYDEGMYELLKEPLRMVEVRIPIKMDDGKVKVFTGFRGQHNDAVGPTKGGVRFHPAVTLDEIRALSMWMTLKAGIVDLPYGGGKGGIICDPREMSMGELERLSRGYVRALSQVMGPNKDIPAPDVFTNAQIMAWMMDEYSRIDEFNSPGFITGKPIVLGGSQGRDRATAEGVTIIINEAAKRRGIDMKGARIVIQGFGNAGSFLSKFLNDAGAKVIGISDAYGALHDPDGLDIDYLLDRRDSFGTVTTLFDNTITNEELLELECDILVPAAIENQITEKNAHNIKAKIVVEAANGPTTTEGTRILSERGILLVPDVLASAGGVTVSYFEWVQNNMGYYWTEEEVREKMTKKMVDAFDNVYTTAETRNIDMRLAAYMIGVRKTAEASRFRGWA from the coding sequence ATGACTGAAAACCTGAATCTATTTACGTCTACACAAGCTGTCATAAAAGATGCACTTGACAAATTAGGCTACGATGAAGGAATGTATGAACTTCTAAAAGAACCACTTCGTATGGTTGAAGTACGTATTCCGATTAAAATGGACGATGGCAAAGTTAAAGTTTTCACGGGCTTCCGTGGACAACATAACGATGCTGTTGGACCGACAAAAGGCGGCGTACGTTTTCATCCTGCAGTAACTCTTGATGAAATAAGAGCACTTTCGATGTGGATGACACTTAAAGCGGGAATTGTTGATTTACCATATGGCGGAGGTAAAGGGGGAATCATCTGTGATCCCCGTGAAATGTCGATGGGTGAACTTGAACGCTTAAGCCGCGGCTATGTTCGTGCTTTAAGCCAAGTTATGGGACCTAACAAAGACATTCCTGCACCCGACGTCTTTACAAATGCTCAAATTATGGCATGGATGATGGATGAATATAGCCGGATTGATGAATTTAATTCACCTGGTTTCATTACAGGTAAACCAATTGTTCTTGGTGGATCACAAGGCCGTGACCGCGCAACAGCAGAAGGTGTAACAATCATTATTAATGAGGCGGCTAAACGTCGTGGAATTGATATGAAAGGTGCTCGTATCGTAATTCAAGGTTTTGGAAACGCGGGCAGTTTCTTATCCAAGTTCCTTAATGATGCAGGCGCGAAAGTAATCGGAATTTCTGATGCTTACGGTGCGCTTCATGATCCGGATGGTCTTGATATCGATTACTTACTGGACCGTCGTGATAGCTTCGGAACAGTAACAACACTTTTCGATAACACGATTACAAATGAAGAATTGCTTGAACTTGAATGTGATATTCTTGTGCCAGCAGCAATTGAAAACCAGATTACTGAGAAAAATGCACATAATATCAAAGCTAAAATTGTTGTTGAAGCAGCGAATGGTCCAACAACTACTGAAGGGACAAGAATTCTTTCAGAGCGTGGAATTCTTCTTGTACCAGATGTCCTTGCAAGTGCAGGCGGCGTAACAGTTTCTTACTTCGAATGGGTCCAAAACAACATGGGTTACTACTGGACTGAAGAGGAAGTACGCGAAAAAATGACGAAAAAAATGGTTGATGCATTTGATAACGTCTATACAACTGCAGAAACTCGTAATATCGACATGCGCCTAGCGGCATATATGATTGGTGTTCGCAAAACAGCAGAAGCTTCACGATTCCGTGGTTGGGCGTAA
- a CDS encoding DUF378 domain-containing protein: MGKVHKLALALTIIGALNWGVAGIFRFDVVAQFAGGSAEPLARFIYLVIGISGLLTLNLLFDHRRDRDAVIVPVPEKG, translated from the coding sequence ATGGGAAAAGTGCATAAATTAGCCTTGGCACTCACAATTATCGGTGCTCTCAATTGGGGAGTAGCAGGAATATTTCGTTTCGATGTAGTTGCACAATTCGCCGGTGGCTCTGCTGAACCGCTTGCACGATTTATTTACCTTGTCATAGGGATTTCGGGTTTACTCACTCTGAACTTGTTATTCGACCATCGACGTGATCGCGATGCCGTCATTGTTCCAGTTCCTGAAAAAGGATAA
- a CDS encoding iron-containing alcohol dehydrogenase codes for MNEFVFHNPVKLIFGKGQLQNIPQELANYGKKVLVVYGGGSIKRNGLYDEVMTLLHVNGMEVYELSGVEPNPRVSTARKGAEICKEEGIDFILAVGGGSVIDCVKLIASAAKYDGDAWDLVTKKVFAKDALPFGTVLTIAATGSEMNAGSVITNEETEEKYGWGGPLNFPKFSILDPTYTLSVPKDQTIYGIVDMMSHIFEQYFNNAKNTPVQDEMCEGVLRAIMENGPKLVEDLNNYELRETILFAGTIALNGFLQMGYQGDWATHDIEHAVSAVYDIPHAGGLAILFPHWMRYNVKVNPTRFAKLAVNVFGVLPEGKTEEEVALEGIERLSSFWTSIGAPKTLADYDINDLKLELMAEKATANGKLGKFSSLDKEDVLSILKASL; via the coding sequence ATGAATGAATTTGTATTCCATAATCCAGTTAAGCTTATTTTCGGAAAAGGTCAACTTCAAAATATACCTCAAGAATTAGCGAATTACGGCAAAAAAGTGCTTGTCGTTTACGGGGGCGGCAGCATTAAGCGAAATGGGCTGTACGATGAAGTAATGACGCTTTTACATGTTAATGGTATGGAGGTGTATGAGCTTTCAGGTGTTGAACCAAATCCTCGCGTTTCAACTGCACGAAAAGGTGCAGAGATTTGTAAAGAGGAAGGTATCGACTTTATCTTAGCGGTTGGTGGCGGATCTGTTATCGACTGTGTAAAACTCATCGCATCAGCAGCAAAATACGACGGCGATGCATGGGATCTTGTCACAAAGAAAGTTTTTGCCAAAGACGCACTTCCTTTTGGTACTGTTTTGACAATAGCGGCAACAGGTTCAGAAATGAATGCGGGATCTGTTATTACTAATGAAGAGACGGAAGAAAAATATGGATGGGGCGGTCCACTCAATTTTCCAAAATTTTCTATCCTTGATCCAACCTATACATTATCTGTACCTAAAGATCAGACGATTTACGGAATTGTTGATATGATGTCTCACATTTTTGAGCAATACTTTAATAATGCAAAGAATACTCCAGTACAAGATGAGATGTGTGAAGGTGTATTGCGTGCGATAATGGAAAATGGTCCGAAGCTCGTTGAAGATCTGAATAATTATGAATTACGGGAAACGATTTTGTTTGCTGGTACAATTGCATTGAACGGTTTCCTTCAAATGGGTTATCAGGGTGACTGGGCGACTCATGATATTGAGCACGCTGTATCTGCAGTTTATGATATCCCGCATGCAGGCGGACTTGCGATCCTCTTCCCGCATTGGATGCGTTATAATGTTAAAGTGAATCCAACTCGGTTTGCCAAACTTGCTGTAAATGTATTTGGTGTACTACCGGAAGGGAAGACGGAAGAAGAGGTTGCTTTGGAGGGGATCGAGCGTCTTAGTTCATTCTGGACATCCATAGGAGCACCGAAGACACTTGCCGACTATGACATTAATGACTTGAAACTTGAATTAATGGCAGAAAAAGCAACAGCCAACGGAAAGCTTGGCAAGTTCAGTAGTCTTGATAAAGAGGATGTACTGTCAATTTTAAAAGCTTCATTATAA
- a CDS encoding cation diffusion facilitator family transporter, whose protein sequence is MRDMLKLLKEGNKPSLLAAAVNTVIAILKAAAFFFTGNVAMFAEMMHSFGDAANQFFVFIGSALSKKAPTPKYPNGFGRVVNLVCLGAVIIVGIMSYEAIIGGWHHILNPAESGGMRNLIINLSVLGIGIILEFTVLYKAGKEILHETGIDKGGFAPITIGFRNLSRAKPATKLVFMEDFVATLGGLLAFIAVLLAHFLGLLVAEGIASIMIGMMMFYVVGKVFLENARGAIGETDEEMLNHIAQLIAEDPDVKDIQRVEVIKEGEFLHVEIVAEVDPSHTVAYVDDVRDRLMEVVLNQKGVRDVLISFDEDDGVSTWKRSKSPDTAKQVRSKLPE, encoded by the coding sequence ATGAGAGACATGCTAAAACTTTTAAAAGAAGGCAACAAACCTTCATTACTTGCGGCCGCTGTAAACACAGTCATTGCAATTTTAAAGGCCGCCGCATTTTTCTTCACCGGAAATGTTGCCATGTTTGCAGAAATGATGCACTCATTTGGCGATGCAGCAAATCAGTTTTTTGTTTTCATTGGTTCCGCGCTGTCGAAAAAAGCACCTACGCCGAAATATCCTAATGGATTTGGCCGTGTCGTTAACTTAGTTTGTCTCGGAGCTGTCATCATCGTTGGAATCATGTCCTATGAAGCTATTATAGGCGGGTGGCATCATATCCTGAATCCAGCCGAGTCGGGCGGTATGAGAAATTTAATTATCAACCTCTCGGTACTTGGTATTGGTATCATTCTTGAATTCACTGTTCTTTATAAGGCAGGGAAGGAAATTCTGCATGAAACAGGGATTGATAAAGGAGGATTCGCCCCCATTACAATCGGGTTCCGCAATCTTAGTCGCGCTAAGCCTGCGACCAAACTAGTATTCATGGAAGACTTTGTTGCAACATTGGGTGGTCTCCTTGCATTTATCGCTGTTCTATTAGCCCATTTCCTCGGCTTACTCGTAGCAGAAGGAATTGCGTCCATTATGATCGGGATGATGATGTTTTATGTTGTCGGTAAAGTCTTCCTCGAAAATGCACGAGGTGCTATCGGAGAAACCGATGAGGAAATGCTCAATCATATTGCACAACTTATCGCAGAAGACCCCGACGTAAAAGATATCCAACGCGTTGAAGTTATCAAAGAAGGGGAATTCCTTCACGTAGAAATTGTGGCAGAGGTTGATCCGTCCCATACAGTCGCTTATGTTGATGATGTTCGAGACCGACTTATGGAAGTTGTCCTCAATCAAAAAGGAGTACGAGATGTCCTTATCTCTTTCGATGAAGATGACGGTGTTTCGACATGGAAAAGGTCTAAATCACCCGACACCGCTAAGCAGGTCAGGTCAAAACTGCCCGAATGA
- a CDS encoding MgtC/SapB family protein codes for MYPEVLIKITLALVLSLVIGVEREIKKKPIGLKTSAVIATFSCLLTVVSIESAYLVPSRTDINVTMDPLRLAAQIVSGIGFLGAGAILRRGNDSITGLTTAAMIWGAASIGIAVGAGFYIEAAFAVIAVMFVIEVIAPALDKFGPKRLRTKEASFIVVLSDKSKIEDLIAYLKTESMTIENLRIRQIVSRELQVQHELDFRISALPKRHTSNLYIELSALPYIESVEIEIFP; via the coding sequence ATGTATCCTGAAGTACTAATTAAAATCACACTCGCTTTAGTTTTAAGTTTAGTTATTGGGGTAGAAAGGGAAATAAAGAAGAAACCGATCGGCTTAAAAACGAGTGCTGTTATTGCCACGTTTAGCTGCCTCCTGACCGTTGTCTCTATAGAGTCGGCTTACCTCGTTCCTTCACGCACCGATATTAACGTTACGATGGATCCACTCCGCCTTGCTGCCCAAATTGTCAGCGGCATCGGTTTCCTCGGAGCGGGGGCTATTTTGCGCAGAGGGAATGATAGTATTACCGGGCTGACGACGGCAGCAATGATTTGGGGAGCGGCAAGTATCGGTATTGCTGTGGGTGCAGGATTTTATATTGAAGCTGCGTTTGCTGTAATAGCAGTGATGTTTGTCATCGAAGTCATTGCACCTGCACTTGACAAATTCGGACCAAAACGACTGCGTACAAAAGAAGCTTCCTTCATTGTAGTGTTATCGGATAAGTCAAAGATTGAAGATCTAATTGCTTATTTGAAGACAGAAAGCATGACAATTGAGAATTTGCGCATTCGCCAGATTGTATCAAGAGAACTTCAAGTGCAACATGAACTTGATTTTCGGATCTCAGCACTCCCTAAGAGACATACATCTAATTTGTATATCGAATTATCGGCACTTCCTTATATCGAATCGGTCGAAATTGAAATATTTCCCTAA
- a CDS encoding DMT family transporter: MEKPPIHPYIPIIIGVISVALSAIFVKLATADAGVIAFYRMFFSILIMLPLFLMKYRKEVFTLSKKDWVFSAIAGVFLAFHFILWFESLNYTSVASSTVLVTLQPIFAFAGTYFFFKERLSFKTILSALIAVAGSVIISWGDFKLSGTAFYGDMLALIACALITTYLLFGQDVRKRLSLITYTFVVYSISTIVLFFYVLLKGESFGPYPGADWFWFIMLALIPNLFGHTLFNWALKWVSTNVISIGILFEPVGAAILAFYVFGETLSMSQVAGGMIVIAGILLFVIDGNKLRRKFFSKKA, translated from the coding sequence ATGGAAAAACCCCCAATTCACCCGTACATACCAATCATTATAGGAGTAATATCCGTAGCGCTTTCCGCAATTTTTGTGAAACTCGCTACAGCGGACGCAGGAGTGATCGCGTTTTATAGAATGTTCTTCTCGATCTTGATCATGCTGCCGCTCTTTCTTATGAAGTATAGGAAGGAAGTATTTACGCTTAGCAAAAAAGATTGGGTCTTCTCAGCAATTGCAGGAGTATTTTTGGCGTTTCACTTCATCCTATGGTTTGAATCGTTAAATTACACATCAGTTGCTAGTTCAACTGTGCTTGTTACTTTGCAACCGATATTTGCTTTTGCGGGAACATACTTCTTCTTTAAAGAAAGGCTATCGTTCAAAACAATATTATCGGCCCTGATTGCTGTAGCAGGTAGTGTAATTATTAGCTGGGGAGATTTCAAGTTGAGTGGCACTGCTTTCTATGGAGATATGTTGGCCCTGATTGCTTGTGCACTTATAACAACCTATCTATTATTCGGACAAGATGTGCGTAAACGTCTTTCTCTTATAACGTATACGTTTGTTGTTTACTCGATAAGCACAATCGTGTTGTTCTTTTACGTTCTGCTCAAAGGGGAGTCATTCGGTCCTTATCCGGGGGCTGATTGGTTCTGGTTTATAATGCTTGCCCTTATCCCGAATCTGTTTGGGCATACACTTTTCAATTGGGCGCTCAAGTGGGTTAGCACTAACGTCATATCCATCGGTATTCTTTTTGAACCCGTGGGAGCAGCTATTTTGGCTTTCTATGTCTTCGGTGAAACGCTATCGATGTCCCAAGTAGCAGGCGGAATGATTGTAATAGCGGGGATTCTACTCTTTGTAATTGATGGAAATAAACTGCGGAGAAAATTCTTTTCAAAAAAGGCTTGA
- a CDS encoding TraR/DksA C4-type zinc finger protein, translated as MLNENQKNTLKKELLEMMNDLTKTEEETDIKESAQDAAGELSMYDNHPGDMGTELFEREKDMALHIHAGSELDKVESALQAMVDGSYGKCEVCQEDIPFERLEAVPYTTLCINHATEQEVPNDPPVEEDILIMANPNSFADRRSGAARDGEDSFQEIAKSGTSETPSDFIGDHDNYNTLYDTDITDGAAEDIEEFTGTDINGKSRGFVRSDASEKYEAELDAEGIESPLGDIPYHEKDSYTDNEKK; from the coding sequence GTGTTGAATGAAAATCAGAAAAATACATTAAAAAAAGAATTACTTGAAATGATGAATGACTTAACAAAAACGGAAGAAGAAACGGATATTAAAGAAAGTGCTCAGGATGCTGCTGGTGAGTTATCGATGTATGACAATCATCCCGGCGACATGGGCACAGAACTGTTTGAAAGGGAGAAAGACATGGCTTTACACATACATGCTGGCTCTGAGCTAGACAAAGTGGAAAGCGCCTTACAAGCGATGGTGGATGGTTCTTACGGTAAATGTGAAGTGTGCCAAGAAGATATTCCCTTTGAACGTCTTGAGGCAGTCCCTTATACAACTCTCTGCATTAATCATGCGACAGAACAAGAAGTACCCAACGACCCGCCTGTCGAAGAAGATATTCTTATTATGGCAAACCCCAATTCATTTGCCGATAGAAGATCTGGGGCAGCCCGAGACGGAGAAGATAGCTTTCAGGAAATAGCGAAATCTGGAACATCCGAAACTCCATCCGATTTCATTGGAGATCATGATAACTATAATACTTTATATGACACAGATATTACAGACGGTGCAGCTGAAGATATCGAAGAATTCACAGGTACCGATATTAACGGTAAATCACGCGGTTTTGTCAGATCAGATGCTTCAGAAAAGTATGAAGCGGAGCTGGACGCTGAAGGAATCGAATCCCCCCTTGGTGATATTCCTTACCATGAAAAGGACAGTTATACTGATAATGAAAAGAAGTGA